A window from Drosophila yakuba strain Tai18E2 chromosome 3L, Prin_Dyak_Tai18E2_2.1, whole genome shotgun sequence encodes these proteins:
- the LOC6533542 gene encoding bromodomain-containing protein 4 isoform X3, whose protein sequence is MAALQRKLVHKQFNSPMGLYSQENVKATLNRELKAFGGEGIEVDEQITKPLNLANSAVLRAVEEEEQQAKCDFYPIERQSRSRQRGEVDALHHTLHQQLLNQIKTDYLSHQQDITIDRDTVLKINRLATKRHLLKRDHSWPPAEQDQPSINAEQSHQISCSPSHSIEALREKFQSPTLVIEPTAKEVREQRRRDGDGASKERSKTPQKVNDERNLAEVFHQTPLSKGFSAPETKAADVDLGLVAPRCEYYEQLAHKRSTTPTLPAQVTPYRPRYKRQAYSLDRGRARKRTVGAPELPPPKPRTAKPKVQRRCIKLATEVKISYGHDGDSEDEPNSGQDVDLETLPLPPTPVQPAAVNLNQAQTAGRMVIDKLAVKEQQQMALALATNGSISPNPNLNPSPLANTRIVPIRVEASTEQLKLSAQQIYDDACSYLQDHQEMEDIQQRPPSPTYVSATGGIKLLQRQSSSTPATPVPPPPPPPVMRSKSVQNSQAKDKQTKRQGRIYNLETTTEKQHEAHVEIAQLEAKYAHIQQSIAEHLLQIDAYMENAKQALQRSAQTTPVSTPAPIPTPPPPPPPPPPPLAALPARPLSSASNESWDIFAHRQSPILAVESPLQAILRQIYTRAAGLPKRLSKEIKEDADAEEEEASLTENVPIVERALEDLHKIAVALEQKPEPAKLMHVELRTAPAVSEAEHVVIKDEEQDAEQDAEQDAEQDVEQDADMEYRHVSDVIANYEQLAKKEYDEWREEQVVKSEEVLPKTELRKAIEEQLAKKGLREGKKVLEGEEKPLTKLDVQKDVKKDANAVSPAKQDLREEEKVSILKESGKDLGASEAKEDLTKEAEGEEKDRSCGHGDTSVYCPVCDEMRCSPNTWGKLSKADQWRLANLHNEPLRNYKATYEIRSPYISRQISWEDMQSAKENVPPEKLQRQRSFVEIVTTPATESPPPSPPPPPPPPPKQLALQKPETEAAWERSRSPSPLPSRKYPAPLIEAPQRSSSPYGLNSVRSKATPSPVNLPAKFTHVPQLEGHNIGLLVKTATEPLQQSMSASSSLLAATPPSTPRSAAQPSPFEFPSLGRESAEQHKFKSLASMEEVQRDFGVNRSFDNVSPRPYLGIEGYKRVAWPPASEERIIREFTPQPQTQSPAPGAGGYYPQAQAHAPSTAAAAAPPQQQQQYGAPSYDGQQQQQPAAQWQQQQQVPQQQYQPQSQAQAPYQPAQWNQQQQQPSYQASPYQQQQQQQQQQPSYYPQQNGGSTFAQPQYNSYSQPQLPYSQDQTDLQQQQQQQQYPGAFAGQDSYRGASPGIITLRKEAPVSQQPAPVYTSQPAAVSYQGGSKLRGDLKWPPPEYKEAAARENEERRQLALGPVCRPRRINRDYTPFFAKHQLNNGYPSYKVPPGTQHIFG, encoded by the exons ATGGCCGCCCTACAACGGAAGCTGGTGCACAAGCAGTTCAACTCGCCCATGGGCCTCTATTCCCAGGAGAACGTGAAGGCCACCTTGAACCGCGAGCTGAAAGCCTTCGGCGGCGAGGG GATTGAAGTTGACGAGCAAATAACAAAGCCCCTGAACTTGGCCAACTCGGCCGTTCTGCGCGCCGTCGAAGAGGAAGAACAACAAGCCAAATGTG ATTTTTACCCCATTGAAAGGCAGAGCCGTTCGCGTCAGCGAGGCGAGGTGGATGCACTGCATCACACACTGCACCAGCAGCTGCTCAACCAGATCAAAACAGACTATCTCAGTCACCAGCAGGACATCACCATCGATCGGGACACGGTGCTGAAAATCAACCGTCTGGCCACCAAACGCCATCTGCTCAAGCGGGATCACAGCTGGCCTCCAGCTGAGCAGGATCAACCGTCCATCAATGCCGAACAGAGCCATCAGATCTCCTGCAGTCCCTCGCACAGTATTGAGGCTCTGCGGGAGAAGTTCCAGAGTCCCACCTTGGTTATCGAACCCACCGCCAAGGAAGTGAGGGAGCAGCGACGACGGGATGGAGATGGTGCCTCCAAGGAGCGATCCAAAACTCCCCAAAAGGTCAACGATGAACGCAACCTGGCGGAGGTGTTCCATCAAACTCCCTTATCGAAGGGCTTCTCCGCTCCCGAAACCAAAGCAGCCGATGTGGACTTGGGTTTGGTAGCCCCGCGATGTGAGTACTACGAGCAGTTGGCCCACAAAAGATCCACCACACCAACTCTGCCTGCTCAAGTGACTCCATATAGGCCAAGATACAAGAGGCAGGCTTATTCCCTGGATCGTGGACGCGCCCGGAAGCGGACAGTGGGTGCTCCAGAGTTGCCGCCACCCAAACCGAGAACCGCAAAGCCGAAAGTCCAAAGGCGTTGCATAAAACTGGCCACCGAGGTGAAGATCTCGTATGGCCACGACGGCGACAGCGAGGATGAGCCCAATTCTGGTCAAGATGTGGACTTGGAGACCTTGCCGCTGCCACCGACACCGGTGCAGCCAGCTGCCGTGAATCTCAATCAAGCGCAGACAGCAGGGCGAATGGTAATTGACAAGCTGGCAGttaaggagcagcagcagatggctttggctttggccacaAATGGGAGCATCagtccgaatccgaatctgaatccgagTCCGTTGGCCAACACTCGCATTGTGCCCATTCGCGTGGAGGCATCGACGGAGCAGCTCAAGCTGAGTGCCCAGCAGATCTACGACGACGCCTGTTCGTATCTGCAGGATCACCAGGAGATGGAGGACATCCAGCAGCGACCCCCCAGTCCCACCTATGTGAGTGCCACCGGTGGTATTAAGTTGCTCCAGCGGCAGTCGAGCAGTACGCCAGCCACACCAGTTCCAccgccacctcctccgccaGTAATGCGATCCAAGTCTGTCCAGAATTCGCAGGCTAAGGACAAGCAGACGAAGAGACAGGGTCGCATCTACAACCTGGAGACCACTACGGAGAAGCAGCATGAGGCGCATGTTGAAATTGCCCAGTTGGAGGCAAAGTATGCCCACATCCAGCAATCCATAGCGGAGCACCTGCTCCAGATCGATGCCTATATGGAGAACGCCAAACAGGCGCTGCAGAGGAGTGCCCAGACCACACCAGTATCAACTCCGGCCCCAATACCAacgccaccaccacctcctccgccgccaccaccaccattaGCAGCACTACCCGCCAGACCCCTCAGTTCGGCGTCCAACGAATCCTGGGACATCTTCGCCCATCGCCAGTCACCCATTTTGGCAGTGGAAAGTCCACTGCAGGCGATTCTCCGCCAGATTTACACCCGGGCAGCTGGCTTACCGAAAAGGCTTTCCAAAGAGATTAAGGAGGATGCCGacgccgaggaggaggaggcatcACTTACTGAAAACGTGCCCATTGTGGAGCGGGCTCTGGAGGATCTGCACAAGATTGCGGTGGCACTGGAGCAAAAACCGGAACCCGCGAAACTCATGCACGTAGAACTCCGGACAGCGCCAGCTGTCTCTGAAGCGGAGCACGTAGTCATCAAGGACGAGGAACAGGACGCGGAACAGGACGCGGAACAGGATGCGGAACAGGACGTGGAACAGGACGCGGACATGGAGTACAGACACGTATCGGATGTAATTGCCAACTATgagcagttggccaaaaaggagtACGATGAGTGGAGGGAGGAGCAGGTGGTAAAAAGCGAGGAGGTCCTGCCCAAAACCGAGTTGAGAAAGGCAATAGAGgagcagctggccaaaaaaggaTTGAGGGAAGGTAAAAAGGTACTTGAAGGGGAGGAAAAACCACTTACCAAACTGGATGTTCAAAAGGATGTGAAAAAGGATGCCAATGCAGTGTCACCAGCCAAACAAGATTTACGGGAAGAAGAAAAGGTATCTATCCTAAAAGAGAGTGGCAAAGATTTGGGTGCAAGTGAAGCCAAAGAAGATCTCACAAAGGAAGCAGAAGGGGAGGAAAAGGACAGATCCTGCGGCCATGGAGATACCTCAGTCTACTGCCCAGTTTGTGATGAAATGCGCTGCTCACCAAACACCTGGGGCAAACTGAGCAAAGCCGATCAATGGCGGCTTGCCAATCTGCACAACGAACCCTTGAGGAACTACAAAGCCACCTACGAGATACGGAGTCCGTACATCTCGCGGCAGATCTCctgggaggacatgcagtcgGCCAAGGAGAATGTGCCGCCCGAGAAACTGCAACGTCAGCGGAGTTTCGTGGAGATTGTGACCACACCAGCGACTGAATCTCCGCCGCCATCTCCgccgcctccacctccacctccaccgaAGCAGTTGGCCCTGCAgaaaccggaaacggaagcagCATGGGAGCGCAGTCGCTCGCCCAGTCCGCTGCCATCTCGCAAGTATCCCGCTCCACTCATAGAAGCACCACAGCGCTCCAGCTCTCCCTATGGCCTCAATTCCGTCCGCTCGAAAGCCACACCATCGCCCGTCAATCTGCCGGCGAAATTTACGCATGTGCCGCAACTGGAAGGCCACAATATTGGACTACTGGTGAAAACGGCCACGGAGCCACTGCAGCAGAGCATGTCGGCATCCTCTTCACTGctggctgccacgcccccgtcCACGCCCCGTTCTGCGGCACAGCCCTCGCCCTTCGAATTCCCCAGTCTCGGTCGGGAGTCGGCGGAGCAGCACAAGTTCAAATCCCTGGCCTCCATGGAGGAGGTGCAGCGAGATTTCGGCGTTAATCGATCCTTCGATAATGTGTCACCACGTCCATATCTGGGTATTGAAG GCTACAAGCGTGTGGCCTGGCCACCGGCCTCCGAGGAGCGGATCATCCGGGAGTTCACCCCCCAGCCGCAGACCCAGAGTCCGGCTCCCGGTGCCGGAGGCTACTATCCCCAGGCCCAGGCCCACGCCCCCAGCACAGCAGCGGCTGCCGCGCCACCTCAG cagcagcagcagtacgGTGCTCCGTCTTAcgatggccagcagcagcagcaacctgCAGCacagtggcaacagcagcagcaggttcCGCAGCAGCAATATCAGCCTCAATCGCAGGCTCAGGCGCCCTATCAGCCAGCACAGTGgaaccaacagcagcagcagccatcgTACCAGGCTTCACCgtaccaacagcagcagcagcagcaacagcagcagccatccTATTACCCACAGCAAAACGGTGGCTCGACCTTTGCTCAACCCCAATACAATTCTTATTCGCAGCCCCAGTTGCCCTACTCGCAGGATCAGACtgatctgcagcagcagcaacagcagcagcaatatcCAGGAGCCTTCGCTGGACAGGATAGCTACCGGGGCGCCAGTCCCGGCATCATCACCCTGCGCAAGGAGGCTCCAgtcagccagcagccagcgcCAGTCTACACTTCGCAGCCTGCCGCCGTCAGTTATCAGG GAGGCAGCAAATTGCGCGGAGATTTGAAGTGGCCACCACCGGAGTACAAGGAGGCAGCTGCTCGCGAGAACGAGGAACGACGCCAGTTGGCGTTGGGCCCCGTCTGCCGTCCCAGGCGAATCAACCGG GACTACACACCCTTCTTTGCCAAGCACCAGTTGAACAATGGATATCCCAGCTACAAGGTGCCTCCTGGCACCCAGCACATTTTCGGCTAA
- the LOC6533542 gene encoding bromodomain-containing protein 4 isoform X4 — translation MAALQRKLVHKQFNSPMGLYSQENVKATLNRELKAFGGEGIEVDEQITKPLNLANSAVLRAVEEEEQQAKCDFYPIERQSRSRQRGEVDALHHTLHQQLLNQIKTDYLSHQQDITIDRDTVLKINRLATKRHLLKRDHSWPPAEQDQPSINAEQSHQISCSPSHSIEALREKFQSPTLVIEPTAKEVREQRRRDGDGASKERSKTPQKVNDERNLAEVFHQTPLSKGFSAPETKAADVDLGLVAPRCEYYEQLAHKRSTTPTLPAQVTPYRPRYKRQAYSLDRGRARKRTVGAPELPPPKPRTAKPKVQRRCIKLATEVKISYGHDGDSEDEPNSGQDVDLETLPLPPTPVQPAAVNLNQAQTAGRMVIDKLAVKEQQQMALALATNGSISPNPNLNPSPLANTRIVPIRVEASTEQLKLSAQQIYDDACSYLQDHQEMEDIQQRPPSPTYVSATGGIKLLQRQSSSTPATPVPPPPPPPVMRSKSVQNSQAKDKQTKRQGRIYNLETTTEKQHEAHVEIAQLEAKYAHIQQSIAEHLLQIDAYMENAKQALQRSAQTTPVSTPAPIPTPPPPPPPPPPPLAALPARPLSSASNESWDIFAHRQSPILAVESPLQAILRQIYTRAAGLPKRLSKEIKEDADAEEEEASLTENVPIVERALEDLHKIAVALEQKPEPAKLMHVELRTAPAVSEAEHVVIKDEEQDAEQDAEQDAEQDVEQDADMEYRHVSDVIANYEQLAKKEYDEWREEQVVKSEEVLPKTELRKAIEEQLAKKGLREGKKVLEGEEKPLTKLDVQKDVKKDANAVSPAKQDLREEEKVSILKESGKDLGASEAKEDLTKEAEGEEKDRSCGHGDTSVYCPVCDEMRCSPNTWGKLSKADQWRLANLHNEPLRNYKATYEIRSPYISRQISWEDMQSAKENVPPEKLQRQRSFVEIVTTPATESPPPSPPPPPPPPPKQLALQKPETEAAWERSRSPSPLPSRKYPAPLIEAPQRSSSPYGLNSVRSKATPSPVNLPAKFTHVPQLEGHNIGLLVKTATEPLQQSMSASSSLLAATPPSTPRSAAQPSPFEFPSLGRESAEQHKFKSLASMEEVQRDFGVNRSFDNVSPRPYLGIEGYKRVAWPPASEERIIREFTPQPQTQSPAPGAGGYYPQAQAHAPSTAAAAAPPQPQLPYSQDQTDLQQQQQQQQYPGAFAGQDSYRGASPGIITLRKEAPVSQQPAPVYTSQPAAVSYQGGSKLRGDLKWPPPEYKEAAARENEERRQLALGPVCRPRRINRDYTPFFAKHQLNNGYPSYKVPPGTQHIFG, via the exons ATGGCCGCCCTACAACGGAAGCTGGTGCACAAGCAGTTCAACTCGCCCATGGGCCTCTATTCCCAGGAGAACGTGAAGGCCACCTTGAACCGCGAGCTGAAAGCCTTCGGCGGCGAGGG GATTGAAGTTGACGAGCAAATAACAAAGCCCCTGAACTTGGCCAACTCGGCCGTTCTGCGCGCCGTCGAAGAGGAAGAACAACAAGCCAAATGTG ATTTTTACCCCATTGAAAGGCAGAGCCGTTCGCGTCAGCGAGGCGAGGTGGATGCACTGCATCACACACTGCACCAGCAGCTGCTCAACCAGATCAAAACAGACTATCTCAGTCACCAGCAGGACATCACCATCGATCGGGACACGGTGCTGAAAATCAACCGTCTGGCCACCAAACGCCATCTGCTCAAGCGGGATCACAGCTGGCCTCCAGCTGAGCAGGATCAACCGTCCATCAATGCCGAACAGAGCCATCAGATCTCCTGCAGTCCCTCGCACAGTATTGAGGCTCTGCGGGAGAAGTTCCAGAGTCCCACCTTGGTTATCGAACCCACCGCCAAGGAAGTGAGGGAGCAGCGACGACGGGATGGAGATGGTGCCTCCAAGGAGCGATCCAAAACTCCCCAAAAGGTCAACGATGAACGCAACCTGGCGGAGGTGTTCCATCAAACTCCCTTATCGAAGGGCTTCTCCGCTCCCGAAACCAAAGCAGCCGATGTGGACTTGGGTTTGGTAGCCCCGCGATGTGAGTACTACGAGCAGTTGGCCCACAAAAGATCCACCACACCAACTCTGCCTGCTCAAGTGACTCCATATAGGCCAAGATACAAGAGGCAGGCTTATTCCCTGGATCGTGGACGCGCCCGGAAGCGGACAGTGGGTGCTCCAGAGTTGCCGCCACCCAAACCGAGAACCGCAAAGCCGAAAGTCCAAAGGCGTTGCATAAAACTGGCCACCGAGGTGAAGATCTCGTATGGCCACGACGGCGACAGCGAGGATGAGCCCAATTCTGGTCAAGATGTGGACTTGGAGACCTTGCCGCTGCCACCGACACCGGTGCAGCCAGCTGCCGTGAATCTCAATCAAGCGCAGACAGCAGGGCGAATGGTAATTGACAAGCTGGCAGttaaggagcagcagcagatggctttggctttggccacaAATGGGAGCATCagtccgaatccgaatctgaatccgagTCCGTTGGCCAACACTCGCATTGTGCCCATTCGCGTGGAGGCATCGACGGAGCAGCTCAAGCTGAGTGCCCAGCAGATCTACGACGACGCCTGTTCGTATCTGCAGGATCACCAGGAGATGGAGGACATCCAGCAGCGACCCCCCAGTCCCACCTATGTGAGTGCCACCGGTGGTATTAAGTTGCTCCAGCGGCAGTCGAGCAGTACGCCAGCCACACCAGTTCCAccgccacctcctccgccaGTAATGCGATCCAAGTCTGTCCAGAATTCGCAGGCTAAGGACAAGCAGACGAAGAGACAGGGTCGCATCTACAACCTGGAGACCACTACGGAGAAGCAGCATGAGGCGCATGTTGAAATTGCCCAGTTGGAGGCAAAGTATGCCCACATCCAGCAATCCATAGCGGAGCACCTGCTCCAGATCGATGCCTATATGGAGAACGCCAAACAGGCGCTGCAGAGGAGTGCCCAGACCACACCAGTATCAACTCCGGCCCCAATACCAacgccaccaccacctcctccgccgccaccaccaccattaGCAGCACTACCCGCCAGACCCCTCAGTTCGGCGTCCAACGAATCCTGGGACATCTTCGCCCATCGCCAGTCACCCATTTTGGCAGTGGAAAGTCCACTGCAGGCGATTCTCCGCCAGATTTACACCCGGGCAGCTGGCTTACCGAAAAGGCTTTCCAAAGAGATTAAGGAGGATGCCGacgccgaggaggaggaggcatcACTTACTGAAAACGTGCCCATTGTGGAGCGGGCTCTGGAGGATCTGCACAAGATTGCGGTGGCACTGGAGCAAAAACCGGAACCCGCGAAACTCATGCACGTAGAACTCCGGACAGCGCCAGCTGTCTCTGAAGCGGAGCACGTAGTCATCAAGGACGAGGAACAGGACGCGGAACAGGACGCGGAACAGGATGCGGAACAGGACGTGGAACAGGACGCGGACATGGAGTACAGACACGTATCGGATGTAATTGCCAACTATgagcagttggccaaaaaggagtACGATGAGTGGAGGGAGGAGCAGGTGGTAAAAAGCGAGGAGGTCCTGCCCAAAACCGAGTTGAGAAAGGCAATAGAGgagcagctggccaaaaaaggaTTGAGGGAAGGTAAAAAGGTACTTGAAGGGGAGGAAAAACCACTTACCAAACTGGATGTTCAAAAGGATGTGAAAAAGGATGCCAATGCAGTGTCACCAGCCAAACAAGATTTACGGGAAGAAGAAAAGGTATCTATCCTAAAAGAGAGTGGCAAAGATTTGGGTGCAAGTGAAGCCAAAGAAGATCTCACAAAGGAAGCAGAAGGGGAGGAAAAGGACAGATCCTGCGGCCATGGAGATACCTCAGTCTACTGCCCAGTTTGTGATGAAATGCGCTGCTCACCAAACACCTGGGGCAAACTGAGCAAAGCCGATCAATGGCGGCTTGCCAATCTGCACAACGAACCCTTGAGGAACTACAAAGCCACCTACGAGATACGGAGTCCGTACATCTCGCGGCAGATCTCctgggaggacatgcagtcgGCCAAGGAGAATGTGCCGCCCGAGAAACTGCAACGTCAGCGGAGTTTCGTGGAGATTGTGACCACACCAGCGACTGAATCTCCGCCGCCATCTCCgccgcctccacctccacctccaccgaAGCAGTTGGCCCTGCAgaaaccggaaacggaagcagCATGGGAGCGCAGTCGCTCGCCCAGTCCGCTGCCATCTCGCAAGTATCCCGCTCCACTCATAGAAGCACCACAGCGCTCCAGCTCTCCCTATGGCCTCAATTCCGTCCGCTCGAAAGCCACACCATCGCCCGTCAATCTGCCGGCGAAATTTACGCATGTGCCGCAACTGGAAGGCCACAATATTGGACTACTGGTGAAAACGGCCACGGAGCCACTGCAGCAGAGCATGTCGGCATCCTCTTCACTGctggctgccacgcccccgtcCACGCCCCGTTCTGCGGCACAGCCCTCGCCCTTCGAATTCCCCAGTCTCGGTCGGGAGTCGGCGGAGCAGCACAAGTTCAAATCCCTGGCCTCCATGGAGGAGGTGCAGCGAGATTTCGGCGTTAATCGATCCTTCGATAATGTGTCACCACGTCCATATCTGGGTATTGAAG GCTACAAGCGTGTGGCCTGGCCACCGGCCTCCGAGGAGCGGATCATCCGGGAGTTCACCCCCCAGCCGCAGACCCAGAGTCCGGCTCCCGGTGCCGGAGGCTACTATCCCCAGGCCCAGGCCCACGCCCCCAGCACAGCAGCGGCTGCCGCGCCACCTCAG CCCCAGTTGCCCTACTCGCAGGATCAGACtgatctgcagcagcagcaacagcagcagcaatatcCAGGAGCCTTCGCTGGACAGGATAGCTACCGGGGCGCCAGTCCCGGCATCATCACCCTGCGCAAGGAGGCTCCAgtcagccagcagccagcgcCAGTCTACACTTCGCAGCCTGCCGCCGTCAGTTATCAGG GAGGCAGCAAATTGCGCGGAGATTTGAAGTGGCCACCACCGGAGTACAAGGAGGCAGCTGCTCGCGAGAACGAGGAACGACGCCAGTTGGCGTTGGGCCCCGTCTGCCGTCCCAGGCGAATCAACCGG GACTACACACCCTTCTTTGCCAAGCACCAGTTGAACAATGGATATCCCAGCTACAAGGTGCCTCCTGGCACCCAGCACATTTTCGGCTAA